The segment AGCGGTGGTGGACCCATTACCTCACACAGCTGCGGCATGTATACACGTACTGGAGAAATCAAGCCCGAGCCGCAAGGCGTGCGGGACATAATGCTAAAGATCTAGAAAATACGGCAAAGGCTGCGGCTAAGCAATACCACGATACCATACGGCAACGGAAGAACACTCACTGGAAGGAGTTTCTGGCGGATAACGACAACATCTGGAAAGCAGCCAAGTGAACGATATCCGGGGACGATGCAGCTTTTGCTAAGGTACCCCAGCTCGCTAAGGCAGATGGAACAGCGACAACTAGCCATGAAGAGCAAGCCGAAGAACTGCTGGCGAAGTTCTTCCCGCCGCTGCCAGACAACATCAAAGACGAAGGATCGCGGCAACAGAGGGCCCCAGTAATGATGCCCGACCTGACCTTGGAGGAAGTGGAACGTCAGCTATGGGCGACCAAGTCATGGAAGGCgccaggagaagatggactACCAGCCATCGTTTGGAAGCAAGTCTGGCCCTCGGTGAAACACGAcgtcctcgccatcttccagGAATCGGTCGTCGCCGAGAGAATCTCCCACACGGTAGGTACTTACGGACTTCTTCCGACCAACCATTTTGGTGCGCGCAAGCAGCGATCAGCAGAGCAAACCCTCGTACTCCTACAAGAACacatcttctcagcatgGCGGGCACGCCATGTCGTGAGCCTCATGAGTTTCGGCGTGAAATGGGCATACAATGGCGTGTGCAAAGAGAGGCTGCTACAGCGGATGAAGGCGAGAAGAATTCCGGAGAGTCTCCTGCGCTGGATCGATGCCTTTTTTTCAGAGCGGACTGCAACCATCGTAATCAATGGCCAGAGTTCCGAAAGCCGATCTCTACCACAAGCAGGACTCCCGCAGGGGTCGCCCTTGTCACTGATACCATGTCTATTCTTTAACGCAGATCTGGTGCAGACGCAGATCGATAGAAATGGTGGTGCCATCGCCTTCGTCGATGACTACACCGCGTGGGTATCGGGGCCGACAGCCCAGAGCAACCGGAGAGGAGTACAGGCAATAATCAACAAGGCTCTCGACCGGGAGAAACGCAGCGGCGCGACTTTCGAGGCGGAAAAAACGGCGATCATACATTTCACCAGGTACACAGGCAGGATGGACTCGGAGCCATTCACAATCAAGGGTGAGAGAGTCTTACCGAAGGACCAAGTCATGATTCTCGGGGTCGTTAGGGACTCACGGCGTCACTACAAGCAGCATATCGCAAGGTCAGCAACGAAGGGTTTAGGAGCTGCGATGGAACTGAAACGATTGAAGGGAATGTCTCCCTCGACAACAAGGTAGCTTTTCATAGCCATGGTAGTCCCTGTGGTGGACTATGCCTCCAACGTCTGCGTGCAAAACAGCATCGGCGTATGCGATCCATCGAGTACAAAGGATAGGAGCACAAGCAATCATAGGATCCTTTACAAACGTGGCGACAGGAGTGGCCGAAGCTGAAGCCCACATAGCGACCATCCAAGAAAGGTTCTGGAGACGAGCAAGCAAGCTATGGGTAGACATACACACGCTGCCGCGAACCAACCCGGTCCGGAATCTCCTACGAGGAATCAAAGCCTTCAGACGCTTCATATCTCCACTCAGGCGCATCGCGGATGTATGCAGACAGTTACCGAAGGATACCATGGAAGTCATTCAGCCATTCACCCTCGCTCCGTGGGAGGCACGCCTACAAGCCATACTGAATAGtcaaggagaggaagaagaaaacaagatcaaagagCTAGCCAAAGCAGGATGGGCGGTCAGGATAGCGACAAGTAGCTCCGCGCGGAATGATCTGGTCGGCATGGGAGGAACTATCAGAATCCCTATATCTGTGGCAAGAGCCGGCAAGATCAGCGAAACCTTTTCGGTCACCCTGGGTACGAGGGAAGAACACAACCCGGACACAGCCGAACTAGCAGCGATTGTTCATGGCCTCGGCTGTCTGCCAGAGATAAGGTATCGAGTTATTGTGATCTTGACGAGTAACAGATCTGCAGCCCAGCCTATAGGTAACCCACGCCAGCAGTCAGGCCAAGGGCACATCCGAGAGATATATGATGCTGTAGAGAAGCTCCGAGGAAACGGCAACAgagtcaatatcatctggCTATCCTCTAATAGTGAGCTCAACATTCAAaagacagccaagatgtcGGCCCGTCATGCAACAGAGCCATACATCACGCCGCAAAAGGGAGCTGCCAAAGCGAAGACTACAATTCTCAGTCGAACAAGAGCAGATTTGCGAAGCGAGAGGAAGTTACCAGAAGGAGTTGGCAGGTATTCGAGGAAGGTCGACTCAGCTCTGCCCGGTAAACATACCCGCCTGCTATACGACCAGTTATCTTGGAAGGAAGCCAGCGTGCTGGCGCAGCTTAGAACCGGAATGGCGCGACTGAACGGCTATCTATATCAGATCAGGGCAGCACCGACGGATGAGTGCCCATGTAGGCGGGCAAAGGAAACGGTAGAGCATTTCCTCTTTCGATGCGTGAAATGGACGACACAACGCAAAGAGATGTTTGAGTGTACGAATGAGAAACGCGGCAACCTCTCTTTTCATCTGGGAGGTAAGGCAGCATCAGACGGTCAGGAATGGACGCCAAACATGGACGCAGTACGAGCCACAATCAGATTCGCGATCGCTACAGGTCGCCTAGAACAGAGATGACAGGAACACCACTCACCTAGCAACATTTTATCAACACTAACCGATAACCCACGACGCCCTCAAATAGTCAACAGCAGGCaccgcttcagccgccgaagataggaaactgaacacttggagggattgggcttcaagttgtCCTGCTACTACTAACAATCACGAGGACTAAGAAGAAAAACAATGACTAGACTGGAAGGAACAAGGTGAGAATTGTATGGGCTTGGCGAGAGCAAGGCAATACCTAGCGAATTGTATGTATCTTTAGCTTCAGAGCCCTTTAGCCATTGTcctaccgggcgtaatagacttgtattgtattgtattgtatttCCGCCTAATTATATTCAGTTATCTCCTCTTGATCTCCTTTCGTACCACTTTGCGATTAAGCAATAACGTTTTAAATAAGGATGGCTGATGATAATATCTTTTCCCGCCTCCAGCTCTTAATGGATCCTCAGGCCAAGCTCCTTATCTGCGTTCAGGAGCAATGTGGCTTTGCTCTTCCCTCCAAGCCTTCCCAAGTGAACGAGCATCTTAGGAAAAGGTATAACATATCGATCGACGACCGGCGTAAAGTTGTTCAACTTTTGAACAACCGGGAGCTTCCACTGCTGGGTCCTGCCAACGCGCTGTTACGCCAAAACGAGTCCCTACATGGTCCTAACCTGCCATTATTCGACGGGCTCACCTGCAAGTACTGCGACCTtctgtcagacattacgtgcattcggttcattgatgtgaattggtgtcttcatgttgtgttctgttgaaacCTGcccccttagaggttttaccatttcggctgtaatcttaaagtatccctgcttgcacgtgaggccccagcacctgtttAACACCTTCTCACAATCAGCAGCCAGGTTATTGCTCGCCATGCCAGTGATAGAGGTTGGTAACATCGTAGAGAACAGCTGAAGCACCGATAACTGCAGGGGCCgcaccagcaccaacgcAGCTATAATTCTGAATACCAAACCCAAGGGCAAGTTTTCAGAGAACGACACGGAAGTGATACCGGAATTAAAACAGAATGTTCGTAGCTCGTTGAGACCAGTACCATATTTTTTACTACTTTGCGGCGTGAGTTATGAAAGTTTGAAATAATCATCTGATTGACATAAGGAAGTCTTGGCTCAGAACAAAATCGAAAGCGGAATGGCGCAGTCCCGCTTAAAATGTCTTGGCTTAGAAATATTCAAGAAAGGAATAGCTTGGTTACCCCGTATCTTATCGGCTTGCGAAGAGGCGATAGTAATGCAACTCACTCCTGTAAAAAATTTTCCTTGGCACCCGCTGTTAGCGTTTTGCTAGGGTAAAGAATTTTTGCAGTCCAAAATGGCAGCAAAAGCAACTGTGGGGCTAACAGGACCCTAACAGCTGCTGGAAGAAAGGGATTCAGAgagttgacctttcttcgTGACAAGTGTCTTCAACGACACTGAGCTTCGCGAGCTCTTGACATCGCCTCCAGGCGCCATTTCCTATGTGTTATCTGCGACTTCTTTCTACCTCGACATTTCGGCTTCGCGAGCCTGCGACATTTCGGGCTCTGCGCCCTCGATTTTCCCCCGTACGACCGACCTCTGCAACCTCGGCTGCCCAGACGACATTCGCAGCATCCTGCTGCTAGACATCCAGGGTCGTTgcaccctcaccctcaccttCTCGACTTTCTGGGCCCCTTTGGTGCCCCCGACCTCGACGCACGAGCCCCACATGGCTCGCTGCCCTTTTTGCAGCTCGGAAGCTGCATGACCGATCTCTGCAGTCGTGTACTGCCCAGAGAACCtcttctttgcagcctcGCCTGCTGCTCGGAACACAACTGGGCTACGACGATTTGTCTCACTGGCTGAGACCACTAGACAAAACCGCTGGGTCGAAATGGTACAGAGCTTACCTGGAGATGGTGGAACGAGGCGACTGCCTCGTCTACAAAACAGCGTTCTGGCCGCCTTGGGTTTTTCTCCTGCGGGGGTTTTCCCCAAGGATGCACGATTCAGGTTGCAGCTACTGGCGATCTTAGGGGTCATGGATTTCCTCGCCTGGATTTCTTGCTGAAGCTGTCGGATCGTCTCCAGCTGTTCGCTCATATCTGCGTCGCCGTTCGCTGATTCCCCATCAACGCGTCCCAGAGGCTCGAGCATCTGCTTCTGTTCGCTCATGAGATGGGTCGACGTCTCCTGGAGCATCCCTCGGAGCATGGTCTGCATGAGCGACGCGTCGTTGCCCGTCGCGTCTCCCATCATCTGTGATTCTCCAACCCTGTCGGCCGGTCCGTTCTCACCTTCACTCCCACCTTCATGCGACTGCTGCGACCACATATTCTTTGCCATGTCCGTCTTTTTCTCGGCCGCCTGCAGCTTTTCCTGCAGTTTTGCCGTCGGCTTCGTAGTTCTCGAAGACCGACGCGTCGTGGCGACAGAATCTCCACCTTGGACAAGGATCTCTGCAGTCGCATCCATTTCGCGGCAAAAACGCTCACGGCCGCGCCGGCCTTTACACTCCCCTAACTAAAAGACTGTAAAGACTATAAAGATTCTAAAGATTCTAAAGATTGTCGTACTTTTTTGACGTTGTGTGTGGTCTCGACCGTCTTACGTTCGCAGGAGCTTGTATCTCTGACCATCTTATAACTGCAGGAGCTCGCGTCTCTAACTGTCTTTCATCTGCTGGAGTGGACGTTACAGTGATACTAGGTCGCTAGCGAGGATTCTGTTGCCTGAGGGAAGTACTAGCCGCCGAGATTCGTCACGTGAGCTGCACTATTTTAAGCTCAACCGGCCACCTTCTCTCCCTTCAATCTCCTTGCCCACCTTGTTGGCTGATACCATCTCCCGAATGATTGAAGAGTTTTGAGAGTCATGAAGGACAAGATTTATTATTTCGCCAAATTCAATCTCCCAGCGCTTCTTTCGCTCTCTGAACAGCGTCGCGGCCAGCCATGCTCTTGCGACGTATCCCAGATGCCTAAGAGTGGCAGCTTGAACTGGGTCATTTTTGTGTCTTTCGAAGATGGGACCGAATGGGTTTTTCGCTCTCCCAAAAGCGGACTCGACTGCTTCTACTCAGATGAAACTGCCTCCAAGATTCTGATCAGCGAAGCATCTACATTGTTATACCTCAAGGCTCATACCTCGATTCCGGTTCCCGAGGTCTATGCATATAGGTAAGGAATATCATCTACCTTTAGGTTCTAAATATTGATTCGTCTCAGTGGATCTAGCGACAATGATATCGGTATTCCATATATCCTCCAGAGCAAAGCTCCTGGCCGTTCTCTAGGCTCCTATGACTGGACCCAACTTCCACAGCAAGTACCTGGGTTTCAACATCGTCGCCCACTTATGCCTATCTCCAATGAGAACCGAGAGAAAGTCATGAGCCAGCTTGGTGCCATGATGTCGGAATTATCTATCCACCGATTTAAAAAGATTGGTTCTCTGTTCGATGATGGGAATGGGAGCTACGCTGTCGGTGAATGTCTCTCGCCATCACTTACCTGGCAAGAAAGAGACTCGCTCGAACTGGATCGCGGCCCATTCAATCAAGAGAGCGACTACTTTGTTTCCCTTATCTCGGCCTTTACATCTCATGCTCAAGAGCTTTCGCTTACACCCCACACCTTTTTCGCACCAGTTCCTGATATGCTGGATTATAAGAGCATAGCCAGCTATCAGGCAGCATCAAGACGGTGGAACAATTTTGTGGCAATCGGTCAAAAAATTGAGCATAGCAAGAACATTCTTTTCTACTGCATCGCAGGGCAGTTTCTGTCTGAGATGATACCCCATCTCTCCTCAAGCGTGAGAAACAGCTTCACACTTTCCCATCCGGACCTCCATCTCGGCAATATTTATGTTGATGAGGACTTCAATATCACCTGCATTATCGACTGGAGTTCGGTGTCAACTGGCCCGGTGTCTGAGCTGCTCGCAGCCCCATCGCTAGGGAGCTCAGCCACACCGCCATCAAAACGTCTCACTGCTGCCTATCGGTCTGGTTTCAGCCAGCGAGCTACCGAAATCACCCCAGATCTACCCTATTCAGATCTTTGGCAGACATCGGAAAGAATGTGGTATTTCACTCGACTAACTCGTTTACTTTCAAAAAATGACCACCAGCTCTTCGAAAGGTTGTTTGAGCTCATATACAAGACGAGcaccgatgacgatggaagAGAGGGGATTCTTTGGCTCTTCCATCAGCGCGCTAGCCGGGACGAAAACATAAAGCTTCTGGCTGAGCTTCAGGAGGAAGATCTGACAGCGGAAGAGCTGCACGAAAGGGAGCAAGCTTGTTTCCCTCCCAACAGAACTGTAAACTCAGACGCCATTGCTGTGGCGAGAAAATTGACGCTGATGTCAGAGATGAATCCAGCTTTTCTTGCCGACCATAGATTGTGGCAGtgggttgaagaagctcgtgTGCAGGATGAACTTCCTTAGCTTGCTTGTCAAGTCTTCATATCAGCACTCAGTTAGTGGAAAGCACTTGGAGCGTCAATAAACTAGAGTGATGTTTACGAAAATCAAATGATGATACAAAACGTCGATTCGAAATAATCCAACATCTTTTCGAACTATTACCATTGCAACACTCTATTCTACTAGGGGCTAAACGGGCCAAATCAGCTGTCTGGAACGAATCTTGATCGTACAATCACAATGAAAGGGAGTTACTCCTTTGTCAGGTAGCaaaggacaagaagacgAGATCCGTCCGCGACCATAGCTTTTGTCGAATTCCAGCTTGAAAGTGCTTATAAAAAACAAGGAGATCAATTGTAAACACAAGTATAACTACATACAGGCCATGTTACAACGCACCAATCCAGTTGCCGTCACATTTAAGCTCATTTGTCCGTTGTGATGTCCGGTATGTACTAGAGGCAGCACACACAAGCCGTCCATTGTAAAGCATCATGCGGATATGGTGGCCAATGGAGAGGGCTCAGTGGCTCGTAGCACTGTACAAATTGGAAGCATGGATTCATGACATGCCATACACATACTCGATTCTCTTCGTTATTTGTTCCCATGTTCCATCGACCTCAATCTATAAATTGTCAGGTTTCCATGTCAATATACAAGGAAAATACTAATACAAACCCATGGCATCATTGTGCTGCCGCTTGACCCGTCGGGGGGCGAGATAACAGTGCCACTTAGCCATTGGCCAGAGTCAACTGTGTGGTTTTGTTAACAAGATGCTTGCAAGAAGTTTGGTCAACTAACCATCATAAAACCAAACCCTGGTGCCTTCATGGAAGACTGGGTCTGCAGTAGCTCCGTTGGGAGGTTCGGGCAATCCCCGAGGGGCTGCAGGTCGCTGggctcttctcttcttggccattTTGTCAAAAGGAAATGAAAACAGGAATATAAATAGTAACGAAAGGAGGATTGGGTGGAGGTCCGATTGTATAGTTTGAAGAATGGAATGCTTAGCATTTGCAAGGGAACTGGTTTACTTCATATACACAAAAGACACCGGCATCATTTCAATCTAGCCAACTCAGTGTCACTCGTTATTCTTAGTCTTGCTCGCTCTGGAACCAACACGCAGAGATCCAGCGCTTCCGTGATACTGGCCGTCAACCTAGCGGCCGTCGCATTATAAATCCTACAGGTGGCCTCTCGGGAGTTTGAGTGATATGATTTGGCGATTCCCAGTCATTGAATGGGGGAGCAGGACAGTTCTCCTAGGCTCCAGGCGCGCGCCTCGAGCAACCGCTGCTCCCCATTTTTACTCCTTGGcatcgatggcttcatgCTTCCCTCAGGCTCCCATCGGTCGGCATATTCCTCTTTCAGACATACCATTGAATATTAGGGGTAGCTGTCACTTGACATTGTCAGTAACACCAACACGACACAAGCACCAGCCTGAAGGCCCAACCCAGTTCGTGATCAAGACGCCTGCTGTGATTGGTTACATTTAAGTAGTGTCAACTTAGAGTTCTGGCTCATGCACTGACTGGGCCAACAACAGTTGGCCTGCGGGGCTCTAGCGCTGCGCTAACATGGGCTCTGGGCGTAATTTGTCCTGTGACGGTACTTTCCTTTATATTGACGGTTATATCCGGTTGTTTCAGCTATTAACAACTCCTGTCCCTGACTGTCAGAAAAGAAGTGCGGTATGAAACCCACAGGAGCTGCGGTGGGCTTGGGGTACGTAGTTGAGAATCGCCAGCCTCCACCTTGGGGGCCCGAAGGTATAGCCAAAGACCCCACTCGTTCGGCGGTTAACAAAGGCAAGGATCTGTCATGGGCCAGGTTGAAGACCCAGGTCGCATCCGGAGAAGGCCTATCATCTGAGTGGCCTCCATTCATGATGTCTATTGGTTCAGCCATTCAAGGATAGTTCGTTCATCATTAATAACATGTCAATATCAtacttcatcaccaacagtTTATCAACATCGGAGCCTCATTCGTAGGCTCCTCCAAGAAGCGGGCTCGTGATGTCCGCTTCAAACCAGGAGATGCGGAAAAGGCAGTTCGACCAGGACTTCTTCACTTGGGCCTGTGTTTTCGCCGATTTCCATTTGATCCTTATTAGGCAAATCCAAGCGCGACATGCCAATAAACGAATGGAACATTTCTATTTTTATCCCATTGCGCTACAGCGTTGAACACTTCCACCTTCCGCTCCAAAACAACGTCCTCTTTGTAAAATCCAGAGTGGAGATACTTGGGTACATAATTCTACCTCGTAAGCAGATGCGTTGTCTGGATTTGGCTGTCTTTTCGGTGCGTAAGCAATTTCTGGCTGTGCGAATGAGGTGTTCAGAAGTAGCGCTGCTGCCTAGGGGTCCGGGCGCAAATCCGAGGAAGTGGGGACAGATCGACAGTGCGAGCTGGAAGTACTCTCAACAGGCACAGGGTCGGTAAGTACTTTGAGAAGCTGCCAATGAGCAACAGTATTGTACATGTGCACCTTCCTCTTCGCAATAACATCCTCTTTGTAAGTTTTGGAGCAGAGACTTATAGGTACATGTGTCTACTTTCTAGGCGGGTCTGATGTCTATTTTAGGACGTGAAAACTGCCCCCGAGCCATTTTTAGCTCATTAGGAAGCGTACTCCTCCAGTAACTCCAAGTATACCAGCTAGTCCTAAAACGGAGTCGCTTTTTTACAGTGCGGGTCAGCCCCGTCGTTACTTACTGCAAGCTGCCGAGTTACATGAGTTCTCCACCTGTCAGACATGCATTTCCCCCAGGTTGATTAAGCTTAGACCGCACGTTCCTCAGTCTCCCTGTGCACGTACACAGTCAGCACAACTGAAGTTACCGACACTGTGTGGGGACACAAACAATGAGTGATAATGTTGTAAAAGAGGAAGCTGCGAGTGTTCATCACTGTACTAATATCTATATACTAGGAAACTATTAATAGGATGAAAGCTAGGGTTCCGTCGAGGTAATTTACCGAATGGTAATTTACCTATCTGACCAAAGTTTTTGAGGTCAGAAACTTCTAGGGTATTTTACATGTCAAAAACCTCTCATTGGCCGATGTCCATatcatctccatcatgacCTCATACTTACtcatgtatgtatgtatgtatgtatatttttcgtccggggggccTTCGGCCCCGAAACGTTCTCTACTGGGGCACAGGGCGTGCTGAACTAGGGGGAAATGAGATCTATCTCCACGCTAAATACAAAATGCTATTGGCTGTATGTGGATTAGTCATTCGCGACGCGAAATTAAATTCCCCCGTCGGAACGCAGTTCCTACAAACGCGCATCGTACCCTTTTGAGTTTCGCAGTCACCGCACTAGCCTATCTGGGACTTAGCGACCAAGCCTCTAGCAATCCAGGGTTTAGCGGTCAACTCAGGGACAAGCGCATTCCATCAAGCTGCAGGAACTTAAAGACAGCGCAAGTCAATCACTGTGTAATGCTGCATCTTGATCGCTATGCCTAAAGCATCCAAAAAGCGTGGGCGACCTCGAAAGTACGATACAACAGAGGATAAAGCAAGACAAGATGTTATTGCTAAACGCGCCCGACGCTAACCCATTTTCACCGCCTCAGACTAGAAGCTTCATGTATTGTAAAAGTACTTAGCTCAagaattaatattatattagggTCTGCAAATCGCTCCTGTTCACTATTTATTGAGTTCTTATTCTTTGTTGGTGTGATATCTATGTTGCAACTTATAGGCCTTGCCGTCGATTCTCAATATTATCGCCAATCAGATACTAGTGGTCAGAACTAAACCTGTGTCATTTCTGCTGACGTGCTGACTAACTATGGCGGATCAAAGATTTGCCGTCGGTTGCGGTCTAGTTGCTGGCCAGAAAACGCGACTTTCGCTCTTGTCTTTCTGAACGTTTCCCATCCGCAATGAGAAATGAATCGCAGTCCAAGACCATTGAGAACAACCCTATTGGAAATGGTCTTGATACCTTTCGTGCGTCTTTCGATTCGATATGCAAAGGCGCGGGTTTCTCCTCCACTCCTGATGCTCTAGAAGAACTCGGACAAGAAGGTGTGGCAACCAAACTTTGTTGCAGCACTGCTCTAACTAGCCTTTAGATCTTCGAAATCTCACGCTCCCTCTCCTTTTCGCTCTACAAAGCCATACAGCCTCGGGCCTGCTCCTCACCAATACCGGTCGTGGCACCCTCCGAAGCGATCTCCTCAGACTCATTTCTGCTGCCGCCTCTGACGACTTTGACTTCGACCGCGTCAAACCTCTCCTCAAATCAGCCCTCGCCAGCGAACCCGATGCCCTTATCTGGGATCGAGCCTATGACGCTGTCGCCGAATCCACCCCGCCTCCCCGACCGATAGCCTCTTCCCTCCAACAGACCCCATGGCTGCACAATACAAGCAGCTTCGCAAACTCGTCCGAACATCGCAAATACGTGGACGACGTGCTAAAAGAGGAGCTTGGGTCTATGTATGTCGGGGTCCGTCACTTTCATGACGCATACTTTGGAGGCGTGGCCGGCCTTGACGCAGCGTCCCAGGCGTTCTTCAAGCAATGTGTGGAAGGCAGCGATCCACTCTTTGAGGACGGTTGGAAGGGATGGCCCAGAGATGCGAACCAGGATGATGTGCTGAGCTGGTTTGCTGACTTCAGCGACAAACTATCGGCGTTCGCAGGCAGCCACGAGTCAATCCCAAcgcatcaacatcgacgacGGCCTCTTGCCCAGCCCAATAAGCCAATACAAGGTTCTACCGGAGAGCGCAAGTTGGACATCGGTTTTGTCAAGGATACGAATGCTGGGAAAGACTCGCGGTGCCGCTGGTCGCAGATCTTGGTGCCTGGAGAACTGAAGAGCAACCCATCCGCCGACAAGGCCTCGATGGCGTGGCTTGATCTGGGGAGGTACGCGAGGGAGGTGCTTGTTGCGCAGAATACCCGTCGCTTCGTCTTGGGCTTTACCATCTGCGGGTCCCTCATGAGGGTATGGGCATTTGACCGGCTCGGGGGCATCGCATCGGAGCAGTTCGACATTAACAAAGATGGGCGTCAGTTTGTGTCCACGATCCTTGGCTTTCTCTGGATGAACGAGGAGCAGCTAGGGTTCGACCCGACAATCATGACGGCAAACGGGGAGCGATTCATCGAGGTCAATCGGAATGGTTCGACCGAGCGGATCATCATCGATGAGGTAATGCAGCGGGCGCCTTGCATAGCTGGTCGAGCGACGACATGTTGGAAAGCCCATCCCGAAGGACGGCCGGAGATGCTGCTTGTCATTAAGGATTCGTGGCAATATCCGGAacgagatgaagaaggcgaaCTACTACGTGAGGCGACTGACAAGGGTGTCGTTAACGTAGCCCGGTACTATCACCACGAGACGGTCCAGATTGACGGGGCAGATGATGACGTCCGGAATAATGTTCGAAGAGGGCTGGATGTTACGCAAGCTGCGAACTACCGTCCGGAACGACCAACCCGGCGGACCAACGTCGTGTCTGGCACATCGAGAGAGGGTCGCGGCAGCACCAGTGTCAGCAGAAAGCGGTCATCTAGCCAAGTTGGcgctcctcttccttctaGCAAGCGATCTTGTTCCGTGTCTTCAACGAGGGCCGCCAGTTCATTACCAAATCGTGTACATCGGCGTGTAATTCTCCGAGACTACGGGATGCCTATTTACAAGGCTAGCTCCCGGTCGGCTCTGCTTGCTGCGTTTGAGCGGTGCATCGAAGGACATCAGTCTTTGTATAAGGCAGGCTTCCTTCACAGAGACATCTCGATCAACAATCTCATGATcaacgaggatgatgataacCCCTCCTGGCCTTCCTTCTTGATTGATCTTGACCTGGCCATCAAGGAATCGCGAGAGGCTGCGTCAGGAGCAAAGGGGAAGACCGGAACACGGGCTTTCATGGCAATTGGGGCGCTCCTGGGTGAGCAACATTCTTTTATGCATGATCTAGAGTCATTCTTCTGGGTGCTATTCTGGATATGCATCCACTATGACGGACCAGACAAGAGCAGGACTGTTTCACAGTTTGATAAATGGAATTACGCAGATATGGAGGAGTTAGCCAAACTCAAGTTGGGAACAGTGACAAAGGAGTCGATTTTTGTGGCCACCATGACGAATAATTTCACAGCCTATTACAATCCACTTATCCCATTATTGAATGGACTACGGAAGATTGTTTTCCCTCGGGATAAGCCTTGGGAACGAGAAGATGACAAGCTTTATACTCGATTAAAAAAGATTCTCCGAAACGATTGGGAAACTTATAGTACTAGTTAGCGACAGGCAGAATAGCACTGTCAACTATTTGAAGCTTTCCAGGGCACCGTCATACGACATCCTATCCTCCAGTAACAAGGGCTCGTTGTAATGTGCCGAATTGCACAGAATCTGACCCGTGCACGTATCGAGGTTCTTCCAAACATGAACAAGATCATTTTGACCCCACTTATTCTTCATTCTGATCGCCCTTACTGTCCTTCATTACGGTTCATTGCGGTAG is part of the Fusarium oxysporum Fo47 chromosome VII, complete sequence genome and harbors:
- a CDS encoding uncharacterized protein (expressed protein) produces the protein MADDNIFSRLQLLMDPQAKLLICVQEQCGFALPSKPSQVNEHLRKRYNISIDDRRKVVQLLNNRELPLLGPANALLRQNESLHGPNLPLFDGLTCKYCDLLSDITCIRFIDVNWCLHVVFC
- a CDS encoding uncharacterized protein (expressed protein), translating into MDATAEILVQGGDSVATTRRSSRTTKPTAKLQEKLQAAEKKTDMAKNMWSQQSHEGGSEGENGPADRVGESQMMGDATGNDASLMQTMLRGMLQETSTHLMSEQKQMLEPLGRVDGESANGDADMSEQLETIRQLQQEIQARKSMTPKIASSCNLNRASLGKTPAGEKPKAARTLFCRRGSRLVPPSPGKLCTISTQRFCLVVSASETNRRSPVVFRAAGEAAKKRFSGQYTTAEIGHAASELQKGQRAMWGSCVEVGGTKGAQKVEKVRVRVQRPWMSSSRMLRMSSGQPRLQRSVVRGKIEGAEPEMSQAREAEMSR